Proteins encoded within one genomic window of Nitrospina gracilis 3/211:
- a CDS encoding HypC/HybG/HupF family hydrogenase formation chaperone — translation MCLAIPGKIESIEQGEALTRKGRIDFGGIVKEAWLSYVPEAKVGDYVIVHAGFAISRVDEREAHRALKYLDEMDRLDSPPPEPEEE, via the coding sequence ATGTGTCTTGCCATACCGGGAAAAATCGAAAGCATCGAACAAGGCGAGGCGTTGACGCGCAAAGGCCGCATCGACTTTGGCGGCATCGTGAAAGAAGCCTGGCTTTCCTACGTGCCGGAGGCGAAGGTGGGTGATTACGTCATCGTGCACGCCGGATTCGCCATCAGCCGAGTCGATGAACGCGAGGCGCACCGCGCACTGAAGTACCTGGATGAGATGGACCGGCTCGATTCCCCACCGCCGGAGCCGGAGGAGGAGTGA
- a CDS encoding FAD/NAD(P)-binding protein, with translation MFAAVQPMAQPMVPEPHRILRVQKETRDSFTLETQPVKGSRRFAFKPGQFNMLYVFGVGEVPISISGDPQKPDTLLHTIRAVGTVTRHLKNLRKGDVIGIRGPFGSHWPVEAVEGNDVVFIAGGIGLAPLRPAIYQVLARREKYGDVFILYGARTPADMIFRKELEQWRGRFDLEVDATVDTAQRGWLGNVGVVTQIVRKAKFDAHQTVAMICGPEVMMRFTVNELMDEGLSPDDIYLTMERNMKCAIGFCGHCQYGPDFVCLDGPVFPYQRIRRLFSKREI, from the coding sequence ATGTTCGCCGCCGTACAACCGATGGCGCAGCCCATGGTGCCGGAACCGCACCGCATCCTGCGCGTGCAGAAGGAAACGCGCGACAGCTTCACGCTGGAAACCCAGCCGGTGAAAGGAAGCAGGCGGTTTGCTTTCAAACCGGGCCAGTTCAACATGCTGTACGTGTTCGGCGTGGGAGAGGTGCCGATTTCCATCAGCGGCGATCCTCAGAAACCGGACACCCTGCTCCACACCATCCGCGCCGTCGGCACGGTGACGCGTCACCTGAAAAACCTGCGGAAGGGGGACGTCATCGGCATCCGCGGTCCGTTCGGGTCGCACTGGCCGGTGGAAGCGGTGGAAGGGAACGACGTCGTGTTCATCGCCGGAGGCATCGGGCTGGCGCCGTTGCGTCCCGCCATCTACCAGGTGCTGGCGCGGCGGGAAAAGTACGGTGACGTTTTCATTCTGTACGGGGCGCGCACACCCGCCGACATGATTTTCCGCAAGGAATTGGAGCAATGGCGCGGCCGTTTCGACCTGGAAGTGGATGCGACGGTGGACACGGCCCAGCGCGGCTGGCTGGGCAACGTAGGCGTGGTGACGCAGATCGTGAGAAAAGCGAAGTTCGACGCGCACCAGACCGTCGCCATGATCTGCGGACCGGAGGTGATGATGCGGTTCACGGTCAACGAGCTGATGGATGAGGGACTGAGCCCTGATGATATTTACCTGACGATGGAGCGCAACATGAAATGCGCCATCGGATTCTGCGGGCACTGCCAGTACGGACCGGACTTCGTCTGCCTGGACGGCCCGGTGTTCCCATACCAGCGCATCCGCCGCCTGTTCAGCAAGCGGGAGATCTGA
- a CDS encoding Ni/Fe hydrogenase subunit alpha codes for MKKTRTIKVDYLARVEGEGALYLKIQNGALKDVQLRIFEPPRFFEAFLRGRQFTEAPDITARICGICPIAYQMSAVHAMEDALGVTMTPPLRALRRLIYCGEWIESHILHAFMLHAPDFLGYHDAIQIAKDHKQLIENALRFKKHGNEIVAFLGGREIHPINVKVGGFYKVPRKTDFKKLEENLKWCRDFALEAVGFVAKLPFPDFEVDYEFVALHHPEEYPFNEGRIVSNRGLDIAAREYDDHFEEQHVERSNALHSVLKARGNYLVGPLARFNLNHEKLPAIAKQAMHAARLKAPCRNPFKSIIVRCLETLFAVDEALRLIRHYEMPDRPALDIEPKAGTGYACTEAPRGILYHRYRIDDAGLIQDAKIVPPTSQNQKTIEEDLRQFVPQYMDLPDDKLQWQCEQAIRNYDPCISCATHFLKMEVDRS; via the coding sequence ATGAAAAAAACCCGGACCATTAAAGTCGATTACCTGGCGCGGGTGGAAGGCGAGGGCGCGCTGTACCTGAAAATCCAGAACGGTGCGTTGAAGGACGTGCAACTCAGGATCTTCGAGCCGCCGCGTTTTTTCGAAGCGTTCCTGCGCGGCCGCCAGTTCACCGAAGCACCGGACATCACGGCGCGCATCTGCGGCATCTGCCCCATCGCTTACCAGATGAGCGCGGTGCACGCCATGGAAGACGCGCTGGGGGTGACCATGACCCCGCCTCTCCGCGCCCTGCGCCGCCTCATTTACTGCGGTGAATGGATCGAAAGCCACATCCTGCACGCATTCATGCTGCACGCGCCGGATTTCCTGGGATACCACGACGCCATCCAGATCGCCAAAGACCACAAACAGCTCATCGAAAACGCTCTGCGTTTCAAAAAACACGGCAACGAGATCGTCGCTTTTCTCGGCGGACGCGAGATCCATCCCATCAACGTGAAGGTTGGCGGATTTTACAAGGTGCCGCGCAAAACCGATTTCAAAAAGCTGGAGGAAAACCTGAAATGGTGTCGCGACTTCGCGCTGGAGGCGGTTGGGTTCGTCGCGAAACTGCCGTTTCCCGATTTCGAAGTGGACTACGAATTCGTCGCACTCCACCACCCGGAGGAATACCCGTTCAACGAAGGCCGCATCGTGTCCAACCGCGGACTCGACATCGCCGCCCGCGAGTACGACGATCATTTTGAGGAGCAGCACGTCGAGCGGTCCAACGCCCTGCATTCGGTATTGAAAGCGCGCGGCAATTATTTGGTTGGGCCGCTGGCGCGGTTCAACCTGAATCACGAAAAGCTTCCGGCCATCGCGAAACAGGCCATGCACGCGGCCAGGCTCAAAGCGCCGTGCCGCAATCCGTTCAAGAGCATCATCGTGCGTTGCTTGGAGACATTGTTCGCGGTGGACGAAGCCCTGCGCCTGATCCGCCATTACGAGATGCCGGATCGGCCCGCGCTCGATATCGAACCGAAAGCGGGAACCGGTTACGCCTGCACCGAAGCGCCGCGCGGCATCCTGTATCACCGCTACCGCATCGACGACGCAGGGCTCATCCAGGACGCGAAGATCGTACCGCCCACGTCGCAGAACCAGAAAACCATCGAGGAAGACCTGCGGCAGTTCGTTCCTCAGTACATGGATCTTCCCGACGACAAACTGCAATGGCAGTGCGAGCAGGCGATCCGCAATTACGATCCGTGCATCTCCTGCGCCACGCATTTCCTGAAAATGGAAGTGGACCGTTCCTGA
- a CDS encoding hydrogenase/urease maturation nickel metallochaperone HypA, with the protein MHEQSLMNDLMRKILSVSLNHRNARVVGLNVKLGALAHISPEHFMEHFRDAAAGTVAEGAQVNIEVGTDTTDPQAQDIWIESVELEDLSEDSSGHGNR; encoded by the coding sequence ATGCATGAACAATCGCTGATGAACGACCTGATGCGCAAAATCCTGTCGGTCTCGCTGAACCACCGGAACGCGCGGGTGGTGGGATTGAACGTGAAGCTCGGGGCGCTGGCACACATCTCGCCCGAACACTTTATGGAGCATTTTCGGGATGCCGCCGCCGGGACCGTGGCCGAAGGGGCGCAGGTGAACATCGAGGTCGGCACGGACACCACCGACCCGCAGGCGCAGGACATATGGATCGAAAGCGTGGAACTGGAAGACCTTTCTGAGGACTCGTCCGGACATGGAAACCGGTGA
- the hypF gene encoding carbamoyltransferase HypF: protein METGDIISRIRITLRGKVQGVGFRPFIYNLATDLNLTGWVANTGQGVVIDAEGPLSNLDAFLYRIEEEKPPLAHIQGLEHTYLQPEGYTIFEIRESSEGTAKSFWVLPDVATCGDCLEEMFEPQNRRHRYPFTNCTRCGPRFSIMTALPYDRPNTSMDRFEMCGACLGEYEDPQNRRFHAQPNACPQCGPKLSYLDAGGTKQTGGDDALMRAVEALRDGCTVAVKGVGGFHLMADATNEEAIGQLRKRKQREEKPLAVLFPDFESVQQVCDVSSMERRALLSPEAPIVLLHRKNNSLPDNIAPGNPYLGALLPMTPLHHLLTRELGRPVIATSGNLSEETLCTQNDEALQRLDTMADGFLVHDREIVNHLDDSIVRVVLGREMVLRRGRGFAPSTFPITRHWGFGSVDLQVLAVGPHMKNTVALYKDGEIALSQHIGDLVSPHSVTTFQNTINTLTRFYEIQPELVVHDFHPDYASTRYAEDRDMPRDAVQHHFAHVLACMVDNEVPPPALGVSWDGSGYGLDRTVWGGEFLLVTEEGFSREGHFRSFMLPGGEQAVREPRRAALGLLYEMLGKQVFEHNDLMSSLRWSPPEHDVLCGMLDKQINAPRTSSAGRLFDAVSALLGLGNHNRYEGQGAMRLEFATGIFLSPKETKTGPVRSPAREPWISEEEILGTSRNLAAPFLSGIPWSDERYTFRILEMESGKSPAEAVHRYTYVVDWQPMIEEILSDLARRREVSEIATTFHHTLADIVVGMAQLVGEPRVVLSGGCFQNRVLTEMTVTALREAGFQPSWHQRIPPNDGGVAVGQILAALQKEAPKTMV, encoded by the coding sequence ATGGAAACCGGTGACATCATATCGCGCATCCGCATCACCCTGCGCGGCAAGGTGCAGGGCGTGGGTTTCCGTCCGTTCATCTACAACCTGGCCACGGACCTCAACCTCACCGGGTGGGTCGCCAACACCGGACAGGGGGTGGTCATCGATGCGGAAGGGCCGCTGTCCAATCTCGATGCCTTCCTGTACCGCATTGAAGAGGAAAAACCCCCGCTCGCCCACATCCAGGGGCTGGAACACACCTACCTCCAACCCGAGGGATATACAATTTTTGAAATCCGCGAAAGCTCCGAAGGAACAGCAAAATCGTTCTGGGTGCTTCCGGATGTCGCCACGTGCGGCGACTGCCTGGAGGAGATGTTCGAACCGCAAAACCGTCGTCACCGTTATCCCTTCACCAACTGCACACGGTGCGGTCCGCGGTTCAGCATCATGACCGCCCTTCCCTACGACCGGCCGAACACATCCATGGACCGGTTTGAAATGTGCGGGGCCTGCCTGGGCGAATACGAAGACCCGCAGAACCGCCGCTTCCACGCCCAACCCAACGCCTGCCCGCAGTGCGGTCCCAAACTCTCTTACCTCGATGCCGGCGGAACCAAACAGACCGGGGGAGACGACGCCCTGATGCGCGCGGTCGAGGCCTTGCGTGACGGATGCACCGTTGCGGTCAAGGGCGTCGGTGGATTCCACCTGATGGCCGACGCCACTAACGAGGAGGCCATCGGCCAACTGCGAAAGCGCAAGCAGCGCGAAGAAAAGCCGCTGGCCGTCCTGTTCCCGGATTTCGAATCGGTCCAGCAAGTATGCGACGTGTCTTCGATGGAACGGCGGGCGTTGCTGTCACCGGAAGCCCCCATCGTTCTGCTCCACCGCAAAAACAACTCGCTTCCCGACAACATCGCACCGGGCAACCCGTACCTCGGTGCCCTGCTTCCGATGACGCCTCTGCATCATCTCTTAACGCGCGAACTTGGTCGCCCGGTCATCGCCACCAGCGGCAACCTTTCGGAAGAAACCCTGTGCACGCAAAACGACGAGGCGCTGCAACGGCTGGACACGATGGCGGACGGGTTTCTTGTGCACGACCGCGAAATCGTCAATCATCTGGATGATTCCATCGTACGCGTGGTGCTGGGCCGGGAGATGGTTCTGCGCCGGGGGCGCGGTTTTGCGCCATCCACGTTTCCCATCACGCGGCACTGGGGGTTCGGCAGTGTGGACCTGCAGGTGCTGGCCGTGGGTCCGCACATGAAAAACACCGTCGCCCTGTACAAAGATGGAGAAATCGCGCTGAGCCAGCACATCGGCGACCTTGTATCGCCACATTCGGTGACCACTTTCCAAAATACGATCAATACGCTGACACGGTTTTACGAAATACAGCCGGAACTTGTGGTGCACGACTTTCATCCCGACTACGCATCGACGCGTTATGCGGAAGACCGGGACATGCCGCGCGATGCGGTGCAACACCACTTCGCACACGTGTTGGCATGCATGGTGGACAACGAGGTGCCGCCGCCCGCGCTGGGCGTCAGTTGGGACGGATCGGGGTACGGACTCGACCGCACGGTGTGGGGCGGCGAGTTTCTGCTGGTTACGGAAGAAGGGTTTTCACGCGAAGGCCATTTTCGTTCTTTCATGCTTCCTGGTGGGGAACAGGCGGTGCGCGAGCCGCGTCGCGCGGCGCTGGGCCTGCTTTACGAAATGCTGGGTAAGCAGGTGTTTGAACATAACGACCTCATGAGTTCATTGCGATGGAGTCCTCCCGAACACGATGTACTTTGCGGCATGCTGGATAAACAGATAAACGCACCCCGCACATCGAGTGCCGGGCGGCTGTTCGATGCGGTGTCGGCGCTGCTGGGTCTCGGCAACCACAACCGTTACGAAGGGCAGGGGGCCATGCGGCTGGAGTTTGCCACGGGAATTTTCCTGTCGCCCAAGGAAACCAAAACGGGCCCGGTCAGGTCTCCCGCCCGCGAACCGTGGATCAGTGAAGAGGAAATCCTCGGCACTTCCCGCAATCTGGCGGCTCCGTTCCTCAGTGGCATTCCGTGGTCCGACGAACGCTACACGTTCAGAATCCTGGAAATGGAATCGGGGAAGTCTCCGGCGGAAGCCGTGCACCGGTACACTTACGTGGTGGACTGGCAACCGATGATAGAAGAGATTTTAAGCGACCTCGCCCGGCGCCGTGAGGTGAGTGAAATCGCCACCACGTTTCATCATACGCTGGCGGATATCGTGGTGGGCATGGCGCAACTGGTGGGGGAACCGCGCGTGGTGTTGAGCGGCGGCTGTTTTCAGAACCGGGTGCTGACGGAGATGACGGTGACGGCGCTTCGGGAAGCGGGATTCCAGCCGTCCTGGCACCAGCGCATCCCGCCCAACGATGGCGGTGTGGCGGTAGGGCAGATCCTCGCCGCCCTGCAAAAAGAAGCTCCGAAAACGATGGTGTGA
- a CDS encoding cyclic nucleotide-binding domain-containing protein, which produces MNAQETNMKTLEPILSEHPFFDGLQEKYMKLVIGCASNVRFESGEFLFREGAAADHFYIIRHGRVALEMAPPNKPPMIVDTVEGGQVLGWSWLAPPHLWHFDAHAMTLVRTIALDAACLRKKIETDHELGYELFRRFFIIAAERLQHTRMQLMDVYGSTV; this is translated from the coding sequence ATGAACGCGCAGGAAACCAACATGAAAACCCTGGAACCCATTCTCTCCGAGCATCCGTTCTTCGACGGACTTCAGGAAAAATACATGAAGCTGGTCATCGGCTGCGCATCGAACGTGCGGTTCGAGTCGGGGGAGTTTCTGTTTCGCGAAGGTGCTGCGGCGGATCATTTTTACATCATCCGGCACGGACGCGTGGCGCTGGAGATGGCGCCGCCCAACAAGCCGCCGATGATCGTGGACACCGTCGAAGGCGGACAGGTGCTCGGCTGGTCGTGGCTGGCGCCGCCTCACCTGTGGCATTTCGATGCGCATGCAATGACCCTCGTGCGCACCATCGCGCTGGATGCCGCCTGTTTGCGCAAAAAAATAGAAACCGATCACGAACTCGGGTACGAACTGTTCCGGCGGTTCTTCATCATCGCCGCCGAACGCCTGCAACACACGCGCATGCAGTTGATGGACGTCTACGGGAGCACGGTCTGA
- a CDS encoding nickel-dependent hydrogenase delta subunit translates to MARKKKTTAAQRRPPHHKPKLAVWKFASCDGCQLSLLDCEDELLTVAEHISIAHFPEASSRILKGPYDVSLVEGSITTPHDAERIHRIRRISKTLITIGACATAGGIQSLRNFKDVNEFISIVYATPDYIDSLKKSTAIEEHVAVDFQLQGCPINKHQLLEVINAFLNGRKPNTPAHSVCLECKRAGNVCVMVAHGTPCMGPITHAGCGALCPGYNRGCYACFGPKEKANTNAMSRAFLDMGMDEDSVRHLFRGFYGWTKKFRRESETYEKNPDH, encoded by the coding sequence ATGGCACGGAAGAAGAAAACAACCGCGGCCCAACGCAGACCGCCGCATCATAAACCGAAACTCGCGGTGTGGAAGTTTGCGTCCTGCGACGGATGCCAGTTGAGCCTGCTCGACTGCGAGGACGAACTGCTCACTGTTGCCGAGCACATCAGCATCGCACATTTCCCGGAAGCGTCGAGCCGCATCCTGAAAGGCCCGTACGACGTATCGCTGGTGGAGGGATCGATCACCACTCCGCACGACGCCGAGCGTATCCACCGGATCCGGCGCATTTCGAAGACGCTGATCACCATCGGTGCCTGCGCCACCGCCGGGGGCATCCAGTCGCTCCGCAACTTCAAGGACGTCAACGAATTCATCTCCATCGTGTACGCCACACCCGATTACATCGACAGCCTGAAAAAATCGACCGCCATCGAGGAACACGTGGCCGTCGATTTTCAACTGCAGGGATGCCCCATCAACAAGCACCAGTTGCTCGAGGTGATCAACGCGTTTCTGAACGGACGCAAACCGAACACGCCGGCGCACAGCGTGTGCCTGGAATGCAAGCGCGCGGGCAACGTGTGCGTCATGGTGGCGCACGGCACGCCGTGCATGGGTCCCATCACCCACGCCGGGTGCGGCGCGCTGTGCCCGGGTTATAACCGTGGTTGTTATGCCTGTTTCGGTCCCAAGGAAAAAGCCAACACGAATGCGATGAGCCGCGCGTTTCTGGACATGGGCATGGACGAGGACAGCGTGCGCCACCTGTTCCGCGGGTTTTACGGCTGGACCAAAAAGTTCCGCAGGGAAAGCGAAACGTATGAAAAAAACCCGGACCATTAA
- a CDS encoding 5-formyltetrahydrofolate cyclo-ligase, which translates to MTRKTKQSVRQAVWSEMTREKAARFPFPIKGRIPNFKGAEAAVERLRTLTCYQKAKTLKCNPDSPQRPLRQAALEDGKTVFMAVPRLRKEQCFLKLDPAKIDPRNFKKAASISGSEQFGQPVTPQEMPAIDLISAGSVAVRRNGTRIGKGGGYSDLEFGIATDLKLITKKTVIVTTVHDLQVVDAEWEVMPYDIPLDWILTPTQSIECKNKHARPQGVLWDHLDPAMQRDIPILERLVGPSPQRE; encoded by the coding sequence ATGACGCGCAAGACCAAACAGTCGGTAAGGCAGGCGGTGTGGTCGGAGATGACCCGGGAGAAAGCCGCACGCTTTCCGTTTCCCATCAAGGGCCGTATCCCGAACTTCAAAGGAGCCGAAGCCGCCGTCGAACGCCTGCGCACACTTACCTGCTACCAGAAAGCGAAGACGCTCAAGTGCAATCCCGATTCTCCCCAACGGCCGCTGCGCCAGGCGGCTCTGGAAGACGGCAAGACGGTGTTCATGGCGGTGCCGCGTCTCAGAAAAGAACAATGTTTTCTGAAACTGGATCCCGCAAAGATCGATCCACGCAATTTCAAAAAGGCGGCGAGCATTTCGGGATCGGAGCAGTTCGGCCAGCCTGTCACGCCGCAGGAGATGCCGGCGATCGACCTCATCAGCGCGGGGTCGGTGGCGGTGCGCAGAAACGGCACGCGCATCGGCAAGGGCGGCGGTTATTCGGACCTCGAGTTCGGCATCGCCACGGACCTCAAACTCATCACGAAGAAGACGGTCATCGTCACCACCGTGCACGACCTGCAGGTGGTGGACGCGGAATGGGAGGTCATGCCCTACGACATCCCGCTGGACTGGATTCTCACGCCGACGCAATCCATTGAATGCAAAAACAAACACGCGCGGCCGCAGGGCGTGCTGTGGGACCACCTCGACCCCGCCATGCAACGCGACATCCCCATTCTGGAGAGACTTGTTGGACCTTCCCCGCAAAGGGAGTAA
- a CDS encoding hydrogenase maturation protease, whose protein sequence is MTESPHILVLGIGNLWRGDDAAGRHAARRLAERISSHNVAVREVEGEGAAVMEALEGFDAAILVDAVESGASPGTVHCWDVSTESMNAKFLRCSTHNFSVHDAVEMARALGKLPPRVIVFGIEGKTFSPGQGMAVEVETSMDSLVSRVLEQIHTLTGETRHA, encoded by the coding sequence ATGACAGAATCTCCCCATATTCTCGTGCTCGGCATCGGCAACCTGTGGCGCGGCGACGATGCAGCGGGACGCCACGCGGCCCGGCGGCTGGCGGAACGGATCTCTTCGCACAACGTCGCCGTGCGGGAAGTGGAGGGAGAGGGCGCGGCAGTGATGGAGGCCCTGGAAGGGTTCGACGCCGCCATCCTGGTCGACGCGGTGGAATCGGGCGCGTCTCCCGGCACGGTGCACTGCTGGGACGTGAGCACGGAAAGCATGAATGCAAAATTCCTGCGCTGCTCGACGCACAACTTCAGCGTGCACGACGCGGTGGAGATGGCGCGCGCCCTCGGCAAACTGCCGCCGCGAGTGATCGTGTTCGGCATCGAAGGCAAAACGTTCTCGCCGGGGCAGGGTATGGCGGTGGAAGTGGAAACTTCGATGGATTCACTCGTCTCCCGGGTCCTTGAACAGATTCACACTCTCACCGGGGAAACACGGCATGCATGA
- a CDS encoding sulfite reductase subunit A: protein MAELEVGEQVLLDRKGLDALLQALRRARYRVVGPTLRDQAVVYDEVRSIDDLPEGWTDEQEGGTYRLKKRDDAALFGYIISPHSWKQFLFPPRQKLWEADRKGRGMAITPSEDNAPRYALLGVRACELHAIRIQDKVFLEGPYVDPIYKAHRERAFIIAVQCTQAGNTCFCVSMNSGPKAESGFDLALTEIVQKTTSHFVVEVGSAAGARLLSRVPVKKAKAADTEKAAQARDNAVQQMGRSMKSDDLRELLQNNYEHPRWEQVAHRCLACANCTMACPTCFCSTVEDVTDLSGDHAERWRSWDSCFTLDFSYIHGGNVRHSTLSRYRQWMTHKLSTWHDQFDTSGCVGCGRCITWCPVGIDITEEVAAIRIPPPPSGNHEDEESPP, encoded by the coding sequence ATGGCGGAGTTGGAGGTTGGCGAACAGGTTTTGCTGGACCGCAAGGGACTCGACGCCCTTTTGCAGGCTCTGCGCCGCGCCCGTTACCGGGTCGTGGGGCCCACCCTCCGCGACCAGGCGGTGGTGTACGACGAGGTGCGGTCGATTGATGACTTACCCGAAGGCTGGACCGACGAACAGGAGGGCGGCACCTACCGTTTAAAGAAACGCGATGACGCCGCGCTGTTCGGGTACATCATCAGCCCCCATTCCTGGAAACAGTTCCTGTTCCCGCCGCGCCAGAAATTGTGGGAAGCCGACCGTAAAGGCCGCGGCATGGCCATCACACCGAGCGAAGACAACGCCCCACGCTATGCATTACTGGGAGTGCGCGCCTGTGAACTGCACGCCATCCGCATTCAGGACAAGGTGTTCCTGGAAGGCCCGTACGTCGATCCCATCTACAAGGCGCACCGCGAACGCGCGTTCATCATCGCCGTGCAATGCACGCAGGCGGGCAACACCTGTTTTTGCGTATCGATGAACTCCGGCCCGAAAGCGGAATCGGGATTCGACCTGGCGCTCACCGAGATCGTGCAGAAAACCACCTCGCACTTCGTGGTGGAAGTCGGCAGTGCGGCCGGTGCACGCCTGCTCTCCAGGGTTCCGGTCAAAAAAGCGAAAGCCGCGGATACCGAAAAAGCCGCACAGGCCCGGGACAACGCCGTCCAACAGATGGGCCGTTCCATGAAAAGCGACGACCTGCGGGAACTCCTGCAAAACAACTACGAACACCCGCGCTGGGAGCAGGTCGCCCACCGCTGCCTCGCCTGCGCCAACTGCACCATGGCCTGCCCCACCTGTTTCTGCTCGACCGTGGAAGACGTCACCGACCTTTCCGGCGACCACGCCGAGCGCTGGCGCAGCTGGGATTCGTGTTTCACCCTGGATTTTTCATACATCCACGGTGGCAACGTGCGCCATTCCACCCTGTCGCGCTACCGCCAATGGATGACGCACAAACTGTCCACCTGGCACGACCAGTTCGATACCAGCGGATGCGTCGGGTGCGGGCGCTGCATCACCTGGTGCCCGGTGGGCATCGACATCACGGAAGAAGTGGCTGCCATCCGCATCCCTCCGCCCCCTTCCGGCAACCACGAGGACGAGGAGTCTCCGCCATGA